The genomic region AATCAACCTATCTACTCTTTGGCCTTATCTGTAAACAGATGAAATGTTTCTATGCGCTTTCCTAAATTTTCATGTGAGCACAGGACTGTGTGTTTTTGAATGGTAGATTAACACACTTTTCTTGAACAATTTGACAGTTAGGTTTGACAATTTTCCCATTTATTGGCCGAGTTTTAGTTGGGAAAAGAATACTTAATGCCATTAAATTATCAGGTCACCAAATACAGGTCTAAATAAGTCATTTTCCCATTCACTCTCATTGGATATAGATTTGCTTGTTTCTCTCAACTTCTCTGAATCAATTCTATCCTACTTAAGATCTTCACTGGTTGTGACTTTGGAGCTCAATGGGTTCTCTAATGGCAGGATGGGATGCTAAGAGAGGCAAGTTGTTTAATTGCTGTCTTTTTTAAAAAGTTGTAGCAATAGTGGAAGATCTTGTAAACTTCTTTATATAAAGCTTTTGTTGTAAAAGTTGTCGCAATAGTGGAAGATCTTGTAAACTTTTTTACATAACGTTTTTGTTGTAGCAATAGTATGAGATCTTGTGAAGTTTTTTTAtaagattgttgttgttgttgttgttgtggtggtGCAGTTTTCATTCAGAAGAACGTTTCAATGACAAAAGAAGAAGTAGAAAATTACTGGCGCAATAAGCGTGTAATAGAAGAGGAGCATCTGATAGCTGCTTTGAAAGCTGCGGCACGCATAAAAACCCAAAACTTGACTGTAAGTGAAATAGATATATGATAGCTTTTGGTTTTAACTGTGTAATAGAAGATTCGACATATATAACTATTTAAGAGCTTGACGATTTAAAAGTTTCCATATTCATAGGATGAAGATTACAGAAGATTTGAAGACTCTTTAGCAGAGGAAGAAAATAcagagaagatgaagaaaaaggaaTTTCATGGGGAAGAGAGAATTGGTATCAAGGACTGGTAATCAAGAGCAATCAGATCTTGATTTGGTACTTTCTTTCTTGTTAGGGTAAGCTTGGTTGATTTAGGTCTTCTAATAATGGTGTTTTGTGGCAGGTGGACAAAGAGCAACTATGCATATTTAAATCAGCCCCCTGTGAAATCAGTGGAAGAAAAGCCAAAGTCAAGTTATATTGCACAGTTCCATATTGCCAATGTGGGGAAATCAAATAATGCTGAGAGAAGCCCCTTCAGTGGTAATGCAGTCAGAGTATTTTAACTGGATTTACATTACTAAATTACCACATGGTAATCAATAACGTGTCTATATGCTTATTGCGCCTAATGCACTGCATTTTTGCAATTTGAAATGTGTACGGTAGTTAAGTGATGCTTGTAAGTAAGGTATCAggttgagtgtttgtgttgtattcATCATTTTTAATTGGGGGTTACAATGGAGCTTTATTTAATCATCAAAGTGTTTAACAGTTTTACATTTATTGTATTCATGACAGTGATAAATAGTTATATTAATATGAGGTGAATCCTGATATCAGTATCATAACTTGCCAATGAACAATCTGAAtgacttttaatatttattttcttaaatgGGAAGAAAAAATCCCATGCTTTCAGAAGGTAATTTATTAACTataattgcatgaaaatgaatgtTTCCGAACCCTAACAGTCTGCAATTTCTGACCAGAAGATATGTAAATGATTGGAATGAAAGTTTAGGTAGAGATGGTGAATATTCAACGACTACTCCAGTATTGTAGGACGGTCAAGTATTATAAACTCCCGTTTAATGGATGATGCATAAACTCAGCTTATTCCACAGACAAGAGCCCTTCCTTTGATGAGGGGAAGGAATTATTTGGGTGATCTGATCCATCCATCCCAAGCGACTAGTCAATATGGAATTATTTGGGTGGAGAGAGTTTGGTTGGACCGGCACCGGTAGCAACCAGTCAGTATGGATAGATGAGGTTTTAACTTGAGAAGGTTTGGTTGGATCGGTAGCAACGCCTTTTTAAAATGAAAATTATagagttttaattaaataataaatttatttaaagatTTTAGAGTTGGGAAtttattaatcattttaatattgaatttaaataaaataaatgtataTCTTAAACCATTTTCAAATttctaaaaaattatatatatatagaatataacTTAAAATGTAAGGAAGTAAATTTTCATATGTAAATGTCATTTTGTAATGGAGGAAATGTGACCTTATAGAAGGAAAACTATGTTCTTTTGAAagccaatttcacaacatacattcaaaAAACTCCAACTGCTTAAACTTGTGAAGCTATCTAATTATAGATGAATAAAATGGAGGTTCTAGATATAGTTCAATGGAAAGAGCAGATGACAGAGAGTTTTTGGTCCAAATCTAAGTGTCTCCTCCAAGGACGCAAATGTGGCGCACAAATATTTGCATGACATGATGTAGTTTCGTATGGACCAAAAATGCAAAACTCAAATATTGGAAAAAGCCCACTTTGTGTTTTGAATAACCTATAAAACCCAAAAGTCAGAAATGTAATAACAAATACTAAATAACAGAGATGAATAGAAATGAAATAAAGACTTGAATAAGAGACTGGATAATGAATATAGATTGAAAACGTCCATGCGGTTGAATACTTCTAATAAACTTACACACAcagagaagaggaaaaatgtttggggttgtTTGGGGACTTGCCTTAGACAAATTCcttttttggtgtttccacctccacatcaACCAAACATATAGATAGATTGAATTGTAAATAAACAAGATAAATGATTTGAAAGatgagggatgtgataaatcctaaGATGCTTAAATACATAACAAAGATAGAAATATGTTACCCAAGAGGCTTGAGGAAGACAAGAGAGCTATGAAGACCGATGTAGGAAGTTAGAGACTGTTGTACCAAGTTAGAGATTGTtgtagcaagagagagagagagagagagagagagagagagagagagagacatcaaTATAACAACCAAGAGAGATTGCAAGAAGTGAAAGATGAATTTAAAAgtgagaagaggaggaaaaaagaGGGTTGTCACGCTGGTTTTGAAAGATTTTGATCCATTTCCACCGACTTGGGTGGGTGACAAGTGCCAAAATAATTAGAAATAACATTTGAACAATAAGATATCATATGCCATTTGCGTGGTACATTGATGTATGTGCGGTGTGCTAGTGTTTAGATAATTCACACTAAAAAATGATAGGTGGCAAGAGAAATAAGTGGTTAATGCAAAGACGACACATGAAGGTATTTATTgaaaaggtgtcttgagcatcccAAGATAGACAAGGCTGATGCAGGGGCTTAAATGAGCAtactcaaatgctaggggaatggacactaaagtggctacaaaagtgtaggtgaaATTGCAAagtggtatgcaatttttgactctaCATTTTGTCCTCACTTTAGTGGGCTTATGAATcaacatgaatatgcatgctaaatGAAATCTACTAAAAGGAAATAACATCATGATGCCAAAATAATACTGTAGAGGAAGCATACAACTCTTCAAGTCGAGGAAGCATGCCTCCAGGGTGAAGATCTACAAAACAAATGCATTagacaaaaaaattacataagaCATCAAAGTTAGAACATGAACACCACAAAGCCAAAGGGTTAGAGTGATATAAAATATATCTATATACAAGCAAGAATATGTAAAGGACATACACAAAGGCACACAACAAACAAACTAAGTTTTTTGAGTTAGCAAAATGAAAGAGACCTTGATATAAAAGGTTGTCTCAATACACTATGTTCCATCCCCAAAATAATAAGAAACAACACATAGAGGAATTATGAAAAGAAACAAAGAATTTAATGATCGATTGCTTCAAAGAAGAATGCACTCAAGAGACAAGTAACCAATGTTGAGGAGACTACATGAATCACACACTAGCTTAATTTGTCACTAGGGTTCATGTAGATGATGATATTAAAAAGATAGatcatagtctagcaagttgtgttatgctaggtgatcaaaGATTAGTAGCACCAACCTCATTGTGAATGAAAGACACTACTAGATTAAAAAGATAGATCACGGTCTACtaatttgtgttatgttaggtgatcAAAGATTAGTATAAATAACCTCATTATGAAGGGAAGCCACTACCAAATAAGATGCTTAGTAGAACCAAATTTTCTATGAAAGGGAGCCACTACTAATAGAGACAAAAAGATAGATCGCTATCTAGAAAGATTTATTATGCTACGTGACCACATAATAGTAGGATCAAACTTGATGCTATAGAGGAAAGTCATTACAGACAAGATCAATTTTGATAAGTCTAGCAGAGGGAAAAAATAGACACTCACCACAACAAGTGACAAATAGAGTAGACATGTGCCACTGTAGGTGAAAAAGAGACATGCACCACCATAAGTGAAAATTAGACATGGATCATTGCGGGTGAAGAATAGATATGGTAAGAATGCACACATGAGTGGAATACGTATGCCCCCATCAAAATATTAACATATTTACTATGTTGATAACTtaaggaaaatagaagaagaataaagaagagaGGACTCCTCAATGGAGATGTACACCTCCAAAGCAAGTTGTCACTTGCCTCTAGTGTATAGGGGAGGAAAACTATGCTAGGAACTATTGTGTTGCCACCATAGAGAAAGTATGGTTGCACACAACATTGTACCACCGTGAAAGACAATGAGAAAGAAAAGATATGAATGCACCACAGTGAGGAGTGACACGATAGAAGAAGGTGTAAAAATCTCATGAGAAAGTTCTTAGCATGTAGAAAGAATAGGACAGAGGTGAACCTTATTATCACTTGTCAtgcaaataagaaaaaataaatagatgGAATATTGATGACACTTGATTCATGAAGTTATTGTATCTTATCCttcaaggccttacattcactagtggaatgACTAAGCACTTGATGGTATGCACATAAATAATGCTTTCTTTATCAATTATAGAAAATTTATTACGTGTAGGAGTAGGAAGAGTAATTAAGTGGGCTTTGAGAAGACTCAACAAAATAAGCTCTTACTTAGATAAAGGGTGAGGAGATGGAAGAAACACTTTCTCTTGTGGAGAAAAGTTTGActactcacaagaagaagaagacatagaGACATGAAAAAATGGATGAGGGGATGAAGATAGAGGATAAGGCTTGTAACTAAAACATCATAAAAGAATGTAGTTTTGGTTCAAAAGGGACCTTAAATTCTTGTCCCATGCGCCTAAGACCATTTCCTTTATATCCATGTTTAAAAAGAATATTAAATCCTAGACCATAGTGTGATTGCAACTCCTCAAAAGGGAGAGGATCACCATTTATGGTATAGTTCATAGTGTTGACATGATCCCATGATACAAAAGAATAATCGTATTTGATAGAAGGTGTAAATGATAATTTTGGAATGTTAAGGTTGATAGGGTCAACTTTATATTCTATAATGAAGGAGTCTATAAATCCTAAGGAACCCCAATCATCGTGAGGAAATGCATTTCATTGAGAAGAATAATTTCGAGAAGAAGGAGATGGAGTAGGAGTAGACTTAGGATTTTATGCTTTAAGAGGATATTGTTTCTTAGGAGAATCTTCTTTAGGGACAACCTTCTCATGGAATTCCTTTTTAAGGGAAACCACAAGAATAGTTGCCATTATATTAGAAGACAAGGATGGAATATAATTATGAAAGGTAGGTGTACCCAAAGCATGACCAACTACTAACATTTGACATAAGTTCATAGCATTGAggtcaaccttgattgtatttactttcttgttataaaaaaaaataaaatatttacttggGGAAATAGATCTAGACTACAAACATTGAGCATTGAACTAGTATCAATGGTAGTCTATCTAATATCATCAACATTAGCATAAATAATTATCATTAGTGGATCTTCTTATGGTAGAATGCAATATTCAGTGAATCCAAATGAATAGGATCCATCAACACATTCATATCCATAGGCCTAGTAGTAGAAGGCAACGAGATATTTTGAAGAGCTTCTTGAAGAATACCCTGACAAACAAGagtagtttgaagcaaatcccaaagtgagataTTAGTGGGAGTAACATGAAGTTActcgataagatcataatcacttggtTGCTTAGCTGTAGGTGTAGGTTGTTGAGGAAGGTCTTATTGAGAAGGTGCTAAATAATTATTAGTTGATAAACATTTTTCTTATTTCTACGAGTGTTAGAAGTATAGGCTACCATTCCATAAGATGGAGAATTAGACTGTGTGTATCGCGTAAAAAGATATGGTGAGTCATTTGTAAAAGGAGCACCATAAATAGAAAAAATACATTTTTTGGAGAAGGACTAGCTGAAGTCACATAAATgattggtctcttaggcctttCAAGGGTAGCAAAGACAACAATGACATTCGCAGACTCAAATTACAACTTGTAGAAGAATTAGTTGAAGGATTTTTCTCAACATCGACCTATGGGAGATTAGATGTGAGATGAAAGTCCCCATTCACTAATACATCATCACTAGAAGAGAGTGAATTGAAATGAAAATATGGTAGAGTAACATTTAGAAAAGTATCAATTATTTCACCCTCTTGCAAAAAAATATCCTTTAAAATAGAAGAATTTTACAAGGGGGCTCAAAGACATAGAGTGACATAGGAACGACTAAGTCACCATCACATGCATGAAAAAGGAACAACATTAACACTTTAAACAAAACTAGAAACTAAATTAataaaagaatattacaaatgcattttaaaaatattaaactaaatttaagaAAGAATGCATAAATGAGTTCGCTGAAGGCTGGCATATTATTTCTAAATTGATGACATGTTTTTTGGAAGAAGGATAAAGTTTGAATTGTCCTTTTTTTAGGGGTATAACGTTTACTTGAAGGAATGATAAAGAATTGTTTAAAAATTATGTAGAAGTAGTGTTCACATCAATTTCACCAAAATGAAATAGAGAAAATGTGACCCTACAGAAGTAGAACTATGTTCCTTTGCAAGCTAATTTCACCACATACATTTAGATAGCCCCAACTAGTTAAACTAGTAAAGATATCTTATTATAGATAAATAAAAGGAagattatgatggtatgatgaaagaataagtatttggtcaactactgagagggggggggtggtggggtgaatcagtagatagaaaaactgataatataaaccagttgactgttacaacaaattaacagtaaacaacttcttcatatctcaatacttccgattatcatgacttatcaaaaatagttaagtagttaagtgaatcaaccatgaaaacataaccacaaaaacattcaccacttgacacaaatatttttgacgtggaaaccaaaataggtaaaaaccatggtgagatgagactcacaagataactatttgaactcttctgaagttcgccctgttaggagcttagcctgttaaagctttacaaaaagtcctgttaagaattgatcctgttaggaatcagctggttaagggattgactacaaatgccttgttagaagcaataccctataaggagtaacctcggtagaggatttgaaaatccaatctaatggaccaccttgttagagattacctagttaggggatttcaattctgctctaatggttagaaaacaacaggagtttgctgatctgtctgaataacactacacttgcttgatcagatccatttcatgctcctatatgcctttactcaaactatagatacatcatctggttcgacaaccatACACTCAattgaactgtgtctatctctttgccaactaattaaactaaacaacttcatcgaccttaaatataaatcaattaggttggtaacacaacaaaaacctaattctacctactggttcactccacaaattcttcctatcagttatagtaacaatattacaacaatatcaacaatatcgttattggtttaattgacatcaatgacaacataacatatcattaatgaaatacaAATGCCAATAGATTCTGGATACAGAAATGGGAAGAGAAAATGATAGGTAGTTTTTGGTCCAAATCTGAGTGTCTCAGCCATGGACACCAGCATGGGGTGTTGTTGTCTCGTAcgaaccaaaaaaaaaagaaaaaaaggagaaaacccaactCCATGTTTTGGATCTTGCAAAACCTAGAAGTTAGAAATGTAGTAAAAAATACTAAATAACAaagataaatataaatgaaataaagaaTCAAATAAGAGAAAAGGGaaataaataaatacaacaaaCCTCTGTGTGGTTGAATACTTATAATAAACTTACATACACATAGGAGAGGAAACATGTTTGGGGTTCTTTTGGGACTTGCCTTAGTCAAATTCTTGTCATGGTATTTCCACCTCTAGAAtagccagatagatagatagatcaaaatgCAAATAAGCAAGATAAATTATTTGAAAGatgagggatgtgataaatcccaatatgctcaaataaataagatatataGAAAGATACTACCCAAGAGGTTTGATGAAGCAAGTTAGAGACCAttgtatgtagagagagagagagagagaaagagagagagttgtGATAGCTAAGAGattgtaagagagagagagagagagagagttgtgatAGCTAAGAGATTGTAAGAGATATAAATCGAACATCTAAGAGAGATTTTAAGAAGTGAAAGGTGGATATAAAAgtgagaagaggaggaaaaaagaGGGCTTCCAAGCCAATTTGGAATATTTATAGCTATTTCCACTAACATAGGtgggtgacaagtgtcaaaatgcTCATAACAAACATTTGAACATTAAGATGTTGCAAGACTTTTATGTGGTGTGTGGAAATCCATATAGTATGCTAGTGTCTAGACAAATCACACTAAAAATGATGGGTGGTAAGAGGAATAAGTAGTTAATGCAAAAGTGGAGAAAGGAGGTAGCTTCTTAAAAGTTATCCAGAGCATCCTAAGAATGAGAAGGTTGATTCAAGGGCTTAAATGAGCCTACTCAAATTCTAGGAGAATGGACACTAAATtggctacaaaagtgtaggtgaaattgcaaaggggtatgcaatttttgactctaCACACTTCAATGTTTATTTCATGTATAGAGTTTGACAAAGACAGAGTGTGTGAACTATATTAGGAGGTAGAGAGATGGGAAGGGAAAGAGATAATTTGCTTCTTGAAAACACGAGCATGTTATAGAATGCTTATGTTATTATTTTCTTTGAGTTTTTCTAACCCTTATGATTggatttagtagtttagaaaggaTAGGTGTGTTTTTTGCAAATTCCAAGAAAATCATACAATCTCAAGcgtgctctccatcaagtttgcacatCTTTCAAATTCATGTTAAAAACAACATAGTAACATTGCACTCTCTCTTAGCTTTCTAATCATGTAATTTttctatgtttcaattatgttaaaattttgatctttaatttttttgctagtgtctacatttttttcaaaaacataTGTATGGTATTATTTTTGGCTTCATTTTTTacttgttcatcaaaattcaaaacaaaataacTTTTTAGAGACTAGACTATTCTATAAATAgtcaatttatttatatattagtTTCCAAACAATATAGGGGGATGCaagctcaattttttatttttcaagaggtGTCAACCTTGAAAATTAGTAGAAAAATTAGACATAAACTAACATGATGCTAGCTATTTTTTTACTAAAgcaatttttgaaataataaaaaagCTAACATTTTAGGGGGGCACACCATAcactatgttatttttttttttgaatagaaATAGGAgcactttgtgtgctccccctaTTTGAACCCCTCAATCTCCgccatttaaaaaaataattagtagtttagaaagttgATTCAAAGTATTATGAATCTTGTTCTCATTACGTCCTCAAATTTTGAGCATAACcatcttcaatttttttaatgtttaaagaTAATTCTTTTATTGGTAGTGGGATATAAATTTCAAATGATAGTGTAATATTGGGCTCTTGCAAGAAATGAACAAAACATTGCTATTGAACTTAGTTTCACAAAGTGGGTGTGACTAAATTGTTCATAGGGATTATATACTAGAAATGGTGTTTCTCTTAAAAGAAACTTAGAATACTAAACAATAGAGTTGAAGGAGGGCTGAGACCATAAAAATGAGTATGAAATGTTTAAAATCCATTAGTAGTTATATTTTGATAATATATTATAGGATTGTGTTGTTTACAAATGAAGAACAAATTTCAAGATTTAGGACTAAAAATAATAGAGAGATCATATTAGCTTAGGCCTTTTAATGtaaatgttgatgttgttggtggcAGGATATCTAGGAAGAGAGAGTATTGCATACAAATTTATTAAAGAACCTCCAATAAATTTATGATTTGTCTTTATCATTTCTATTGAATACTACATGGAATTATTCATGACCATGTCACAAAAGTTACACATTTGAACTTCTAATATATAATATTTCATGATAAAATTCCTACATGTATAATAGAAAACATCTTGCAACATCTTGGTAGGGTTAGTATAATATGCATGTAGTTTGGAGAAAGATGCCAAAGTAGGGAAGGGGACAATAGGTTGTTTACAAAGGAACTCAATGGATTTAAATTCATATGGATGAAATTTGTAACCATCTTGATGAATTTCATTGATACGACATCAATAGTATAAGCATAAGAAACATCTTCTATATTGTATAAAATATTTTAAGCCATCAATGTTGTCCAGAGTTTAGAGCTATGGTTATTTTGTGTAACAATCCCTTCAAAATTGTCTATAATCCTTGAATTTCCTTACATTTGCATAATTTTTATATTTCCATATATATTAATTTTTGTCTGAAATCACATTTTTTAAAAAAGAATTAATGATTTAACCCTTGAGGGTTTCCATATAAAGAGTTTTAATTGAAAGGGGTTAGATCAAACCCATTGGAAAAAAATCTCTTAATCTTAAATAAAATTTGATAATGTAGACCTTAGTATAAGATTTCCAAAAAGTATGATTTTGAATatatttcattttgtaattatattTGTTTTCCATTTCTAGTGAATATCTAATGCGTGGATTAGACTCTTAAATAATAGATTATCTCAATGCACACAAGTTCACAAACACCGATAATGGTGTAAATGTGAGTCTTGTTAGATCGTACAagagaaaccctcaaacacaccataccacaaaaagATATCCCAATATACACCAATCCAAGATATAATAAGATATATAATGATCAAGGTAGCCTTGAATAAGTATAGGCATAGGACACAAAAAGAAAATCAAAGCGAAAAGACCAATCATGCAAATGAAATAGACATAGCCAATTGACATCTCTTGCCATGAGTAGGGCGGGGACCTAGATAAACTGTAGACCTGGAAAGGATGCATCTCCTTGAATAAAGATAGTGGATGTGATTGAAATGTGGCAAAAGGTGGTTTTACAAGGTGTGTAGATAGAAACATTGGTGCTTAGATTTGATCAACACATTATTGATGGGTTTTTGGTTGATGCGCAAGTCAAGATAAGCTTAGATTGATGGgaaaagatgagtatattggggGGGAAAGCTCGATGTGATGGGATAAAGCTCAATGTGATGGGACAATCCTTATTCATAGTTTGGAACATAGCTCATCATCTCAATGGGAGGGAGAAGGTAATGGAAGACCAATGAAAGGATATGAGGATGTGATCAGGGTGAAGAGTTCCTACACaaatatgataggaatgataggcATAGCGGGATGAAGGGCGAATGAGTGGCCTATATCAGAAAAGGATATGGATGCGAGGGTGAAAGTGATGCAAGTAGGCGCGATTAGAAACCGAAGAGGTAGTGGATCCGAATTATTTACCATGGTGCTCAcaaataggttttcaccaaggtacatAACCATAGTGCCATAgagtgattttcattgatggacaaaaagatttttctttacttttttttaatttttaatttttatttaaaaaaaaaaaattctgcttTTGAAAATTGGGACTCCTTGAAGTCTAGGCATAAATATTCTTCAGATTTAGGATGTTCATGGGCTTATACAAGGGTTCTCCTTTAGGCATAGACAACTGATATGCTCCAAAACCATATTTTGTAGTGATGACATAAGGTCCAAACCAATTAGactcgaacttgcccttcttttctcagtcttgaagattcttctgattttccatgaggataAGCTCACCAATGTCAAATTCCTAGAAActaaccttcttgttatagctTAGGCAAAGGTGATTCTAATAAACCTAGAGATGATCCAAGGTCTTCAGATGTCGTTCATCTAGTAATTCAAGCTCTTGTAGTTTGGCCACTCAAGAACACTTATCGACAACAATTttgactagaaagataacttgcagagcaccaaatcatgaaccatctaaaatgaagatacacatgaacatccaaaacattctcccaaatccgcaaccaaaaATATGATCATACTAGTattggtattttagatatgttgatatggttttctcatttatgtcaacacttaatcaacacttgtcaaacttatcagcacttggagatttggttatgttcactgccAAATAGTGACTAtgtacagtcatcggtatttggctcaccggcagattatattgttcaccaacacttggaatgacttagagactacttggttatgtcgaagacatcgtttggacactttgtcttggtgatttgttcattggtatatttgagtttgcatatttgctattaccgacaaataggtccaggatatacatcgacagacatatctattctagatcaacacgacacatcatggagatgatttgttattattgtaaatgcattgagccgacatcatgcatcagatattgtttcatttgtaattgattttattgtaatatcttttagtgacccgacctactcaattggtcttaggttatggtataaatgtaagatctcatttgtgagattggtatatgtaagaataggataaggaaaaggattgtaataaggtatatgtgaatataagcagagttatacacgcagacatcattctaGATTAATGGAAGGTTtaaagaaggcatatcagagctaaaccggtactgaatccagcatatgacgatgctattttgagtagtacattatcattggacttaaccatccaattgtaatcagtgtgactcccattttctaattgagcagtgagctctaggtgcttggcctttctgcatgtacagaccccttattgtacacacatactatctgcagtagtatcatttgattgtgggtaaggcttcccactgtggtttttccccttacagggtttccaagtacaaatattggtgttatgtgttgcagatgttattgtctttttgtttcatgcattaatctttaccggtactgcaattaactaataaactatctaccgacataaattatggtttaccggtattaagcattaagttttggttaagttgattttggttgaatttattagacaacagattcaccccccctcttagttgtctctgggacctaacaattggtagcagagcttagtcct from Cryptomeria japonica chromosome 3, Sugi_1.0, whole genome shotgun sequence harbors:
- the LOC131075822 gene encoding uncharacterized protein LOC131075822 is translated as MGSLMAGWDAKRVFIQKNVSMTKEEVENYWRNKRVIEEEHLIAALKAAARIKTQNLTDEDYRRFEDSLAEEENTEKMKKKEFHGEERIGIKDWWTKSNYAYLNQPPVKSVEEKPKSSYIAQFHIANVGKSNNAERSPFSGNAVRVF